In Candidatus Sulfurimonas marisnigri, a single genomic region encodes these proteins:
- a CDS encoding flavodoxin domain-containing protein, which produces MSKIGIFVGTAGGTSMKVANALIEAFEIEEDDVINMEEDFDDVEEQLLAYDVLFLGSSTWGQGDLHFSWVDPILEIEDESIDFSSKRVAFFGAGDCIKHGEHFCSAIGKLHKTFTGAGAKAIGFMPKDSYNYEFSLAEMDDKLCGLAIDEHNESEKTTQRIEQWVGILKSELGD; this is translated from the coding sequence ATGAGTAAAATTGGAATTTTTGTAGGTACAGCAGGTGGAACAAGTATGAAGGTTGCGAATGCTTTGATTGAAGCATTTGAAATTGAAGAAGATGATGTTATTAACATGGAGGAAGATTTTGATGATGTTGAGGAACAGCTACTTGCATATGATGTTTTATTTTTAGGAAGTTCAACTTGGGGACAGGGTGATTTGCACTTTAGTTGGGTTGATCCTATTTTAGAGATAGAAGATGAGAGTATAGACTTTAGCTCAAAGAGAGTTGCATTTTTTGGAGCAGGAGACTGCATAAAGCATGGAGAACATTTTTGTTCTGCCATAGGAAAGCTTCACAAAACATTTACAGGTGCTGGTGCAAAAGCAATTGGCTTTATGCCAAAAGATAGTTATAACTATGAGTTTTCACTTGCTGAGATGGATGACAAGTTATGTGGACTAGCAATTGATGAGCACAACGAGTCTGAGAAAACAACACAAAGGATTGAGCAATGGGTTGGTATCTTAAAATCGGAACTAGGAGATTAA
- a CDS encoding P-II family nitrogen regulator, whose protein sequence is MYMVTAVINQDDLKSVLEDLFSNDIEGITVSYVIGKGSFGLKEADNIPTDLLAKVKLEIVISDTNHREIAMECIRSNSQDLGRGAGKMWWVEVGGVERIRTGEKDVDALTTQVNKKIKNVQCGLTTNIDTPCS, encoded by the coding sequence ATGTATATGGTAACAGCAGTAATAAATCAAGATGACTTAAAAAGTGTACTTGAAGACTTGTTTTCCAATGATATAGAAGGGATCACTGTTAGTTATGTAATCGGTAAAGGTTCTTTTGGGCTAAAAGAAGCCGACAATATACCAACTGATTTACTCGCTAAAGTTAAGCTTGAGATTGTTATATCTGATACTAATCATAGGGAAATAGCCATGGAGTGTATCAGAAGTAACAGCCAAGATTTAGGTAGAGGTGCTGGAAAAATGTGGTGGGTTGAAGTTGGCGGTGTTGAGAGAATTCGTACTGGCGAAAAAGATGTAGATGCTCTAACTACTCAAGTAAATAAGAAAATTAAGAATGTGCAATGTGGTTTAACAACCAATATTGACACACCATGTAGTTAA
- a CDS encoding nitrogenase-stabilizing/protective protein NifW: MNTDTKSLDEFYELTDAEDYFDFFDLEYDSGLIDVKRFHILKEYGTLIKTGFSNLAEQEEQLLDFLKYSLIKVYGRFTNGYAPSAADIWGMFKDGKLSGCMACTPQPGNSCGC, from the coding sequence ATGAATACTGATACAAAGTCATTAGATGAGTTTTATGAACTAACTGATGCGGAAGATTATTTTGATTTTTTTGATTTAGAATATGACTCAGGTCTTATAGACGTTAAGAGGTTTCATATACTAAAAGAGTATGGCACTTTAATTAAAACAGGGTTTTCAAATCTTGCCGAGCAAGAAGAACAACTGCTTGATTTTTTAAAGTATTCACTTATTAAGGTATATGGAAGATTTACAAACGGCTATGCTCCGAGTGCAGCTGATATTTGGGGTATGTTTAAAGATGGAAAACTAAGTGGATGTATGGCTTGTACACCACAACCAGGAAACAGTTGTGGTTGTTGA
- a CDS encoding NifX-associated nitrogen fixation protein, whose product MKELFISTLVGQVRALDQFGTWTNRTDEDILKEKYVKTKEDLKNIPVIADIDEMQIQDIRLIYQSIALAFETKTGIMCSVVMEMSHEGFGRVVVIADKIVIVNKFFKDAHRHSFRTYEKLEEEGEKMLKSVMEIYEEYKK is encoded by the coding sequence ATGAAAGAGTTATTTATAAGCACGCTTGTTGGTCAAGTAAGAGCACTTGACCAATTTGGTACATGGACTAATAGAACTGATGAGGATATTTTAAAAGAGAAGTATGTAAAAACTAAAGAGGATTTGAAAAATATCCCAGTTATTGCAGATATTGATGAGATGCAGATTCAAGATATTAGACTTATTTATCAGTCGATTGCATTAGCTTTTGAAACAAAGACAGGAATTATGTGTTCAGTTGTGATGGAGATGAGCCATGAGGGATTTGGTAGAGTAGTTGTTATTGCAGACAAGATAGTAATTGTAAACAAATTTTTTAAAGATGCACACAGACACTCATTTCGCACATATGAAAAGTTAGAAGAAGAGGGCGAAAAGATGCTCAAGAGTGTTATGGAAATTTATGAAGAATATAAAAAATAA
- a CDS encoding NifB/NifX family molybdenum-iron cluster-binding protein, which translates to MNSTIKVTSNSDSLGSIKVAFATNDNEHIDAHFGSTKQFNIYDINSDGFDISTIIKITTKDTDATVALLNGCDIVYFLNIGPTAAAKVIRKGIFPIKYKEIISIDEELNKLVNMLNENPPPFIKKIIEKKSK; encoded by the coding sequence ATGAATTCAACTATAAAAGTAACTTCAAATAGCGACAGCCTTGGTAGTATCAAAGTGGCTTTTGCTACAAATGACAATGAGCATATCGATGCACACTTTGGCAGTACGAAACAGTTTAATATATATGACATCAATAGTGATGGATTTGATATATCTACAATTATTAAAATAACAACCAAAGATACAGATGCAACTGTTGCTTTACTGAACGGATGTGACATAGTTTATTTTTTAAATATTGGTCCAACTGCGGCTGCTAAAGTAATCAGAAAAGGGATTTTTCCTATTAAGTACAAAGAGATTATCTCTATTGATGAAGAGCTAAATAAACTTGTAAATATGTTGAATGAAAACCCGCCTCCATTTATTAAAAAAATCATAGAAAAAAAGAGTAAATAA
- a CDS encoding nitrogen fixation protein NifZ, protein MDVWLVHHNQETVVVVDPNVKLHDSVTASRSGKDAEEAKYAIGQKVELLEDIVNDGTYPHAKIGSLMMPKGSIGYIKDMGEFLQVIRVYEVHFFGTEMEVDIIGCREHELKLIEDGYVSEDILEQEAMKAHREKMAKLNK, encoded by the coding sequence GTGGATGTATGGCTTGTACACCACAACCAGGAAACAGTTGTGGTTGTTGATCCAAATGTCAAACTACACGATAGTGTAACAGCTAGTCGTTCTGGAAAAGATGCCGAGGAAGCTAAATACGCTATTGGACAAAAAGTAGAACTTTTAGAAGATATTGTAAATGATGGAACATACCCACATGCAAAGATAGGTAGCTTAATGATGCCAAAGGGCAGCATAGGTTACATAAAAGATATGGGTGAGTTTTTACAAGTAATAAGAGTTTATGAAGTGCATTTTTTTGGTACAGAAATGGAAGTAGATATTATTGGTTGTAGAGAGCATGAGCTAAAACTAATAGAAGATGGTTATGTTAGCGAAGACATACTAGAACAAGAAGCTATGAAAGCTCATAGAGAAAAAATGGCTAAATTAAATAAATAG
- the nifN gene encoding nitrogenase iron-molybdenum cofactor biosynthesis protein NifN: MNKPLQINPIKLSQPMGALLCFLGVKNCMPLMHGAQGCASFSKVFFTRHFSDPIAVQTTAVNDITAVIDGGDYSISEAVENITKKVKPDLVGLFTTGMTETKGDDIKGATFLLKETQLMSYVHTPDFEGGLESGFAKSIEAIIEQLVEPKNEIDMQKALLIPNVNLTPIEVEKIKDEISSFGLETFALPDLSESLDGHLGVKQGALSSGGISVEEIKNLGDSALVITVGDSVNKAGEKFIEKNPKSTHLHFNTLSGLLHVDKFYKALMDFKHISKPKPSVVRWRKRLQDALLDTHFALGGTDVVLALEADQVLSIATTIKEAGANIKAIVIPTKTTALDELGCENIIVGDFEDVEKELQEADLLISNFHGERIAHKHKKALLLRGYPNYETVGNQLVNDTLYEGSCYMLFEVANTINSL, translated from the coding sequence AAAGTTTTTTTTACGCGCCATTTTAGCGATCCAATAGCTGTACAAACAACAGCAGTGAATGATATAACTGCTGTAATTGATGGAGGGGATTATTCTATCAGTGAAGCTGTAGAGAACATAACAAAAAAAGTTAAACCTGATTTGGTTGGCCTTTTTACAACCGGTATGACGGAGACTAAAGGTGACGATATCAAGGGTGCTACATTTTTGTTAAAAGAGACACAACTTATGTCGTATGTGCATACACCTGATTTTGAGGGTGGTTTAGAGAGCGGTTTTGCTAAATCAATAGAGGCAATTATAGAGCAACTTGTAGAGCCTAAAAATGAAATAGATATGCAAAAAGCTCTTTTAATCCCAAATGTAAACTTGACACCAATAGAAGTAGAGAAGATTAAAGATGAAATCTCCAGTTTTGGCTTAGAGACTTTTGCTTTGCCAGATTTAAGTGAATCGCTTGATGGTCATTTAGGAGTAAAACAAGGAGCGCTTAGCAGTGGCGGAATTAGTGTTGAAGAGATAAAAAATCTTGGAGACAGTGCTTTGGTTATAACTGTAGGTGACTCTGTAAACAAGGCTGGTGAAAAGTTTATAGAGAAAAATCCTAAATCTACACATCTTCATTTTAATACTTTGAGCGGACTTCTACATGTAGATAAGTTTTACAAGGCTTTGATGGATTTTAAACATATATCAAAACCAAAACCAAGTGTTGTCAGATGGAGAAAAAGACTTCAAGATGCTCTTTTAGATACTCATTTTGCACTAGGTGGTACAGATGTAGTTTTAGCACTTGAAGCAGACCAAGTTTTGTCTATAGCAACTACCATAAAAGAAGCTGGCGCGAATATAAAAGCTATTGTGATTCCGACAAAGACAACTGCTTTAGATGAACTAGGTTGTGAAAATATTATTGTTGGTGATTTTGAAGATGTTGAAAAAGAGTTACAAGAAGCAGATTTGTTAATAAGTAATTTTCACGGTGAAAGAATTGCACATAAACATAAAAAAGCCTTACTCCTTAGAGGATACCCAAACTACGAGACTGTTGGCAATCAACTTGTAAATGACACTCTTTATGAGGGGAGTTGTTACATGTTGTTTGAGGTAGCAAACACTATAAATTCTCTCTAG